Proteins found in one Ischnura elegans chromosome 11, ioIscEleg1.1, whole genome shotgun sequence genomic segment:
- the LOC124167977 gene encoding RNA-binding protein Pasilla isoform X1 codes for MAADSGMETCPSPEIPDSRKRPLDGDVENGTTKRSHYGGGGDGSFHFKLLVPSVAAGAIIGKGGETIAQLQKDTCARVKMSKANDFYPGTTERVCLITGSLDAIMSVLVFIMEKIKEKPDPNAKPAIDFDNKTAAEREKQVKILVPNSTAGMVIGKGGNYIKQIKEESGSYVQISQKAKDQTLQERCITVIGDMECNKSACMMILAKVAEDPQSGSCLNVSYADVTGPVANFNPTGSPYASSANQAGPGGPNTNPMQSSAAFSSTGSLNTAIAAVGGLGGMMGHQAGTNIALNGATNSLNLSLNLTPNPAPSMANNPSLTAQLLDHIKVRKVTLRNGGYSDQATAEITAAMSTLATYGILGMGLGLGSGVASGGQHHAPHHHLQPVQSAGYGGGGGASPMDAAPSQAPNGGGGGGGGSGLFGPIGTTASVTTSPTQQPQQRPSSVVVERFVGAPPEGAGGGFDPFRRQPSPTDLSSPPGAGGVKQLPPNNNSFGLATGGQSMAAAVGLCKSPTPGDMKVGGGELKKLELEVGENIVGAILGPGGRSLVEIQHLSGANIQISKKGTFAPGTKNRIVSISGTTNAINNAQYLIEQRISEEEAKRARHNALVGMQ; via the exons ATGGCTGCAGACTCAGGAATGGAGACGTGTCCTTCTCCAGAAATTCCAGATTCACGGAAAAGACCTCTTGATGGAGATGTGGAAAATGGGACTACGAAGAGGTCACATTACGGTGGAG GTGGTGATGGCTCATTCCATTTCAAGTTACTTGTACCTAGTGTTGCAGCTGGAGCCATAATCGGGAAAGGAGGGGAAACAATAGCTCAATTACAAAAGGACACCTGTGCTAGAGTGAAAATGTCTAAGGCTAATGATTTTTACCCAG GAACGACGGAGCGTGTTTGCCTAATAACTGGTAGCTTAGATGCCATTATGTCAGTTTTagttttcataatggaaaaaattaaagaaaagccTGATCCGAATGCCAAACCTGCTATTGACTTTGACAATAAAACAGCTGCTGAGCGTGAGAAGCAG GTAAAAATATTAGTGCCCAATAGTACAGCTGGAATGGTGATTGGTAAGGGTGGAAACTATATCAAACAGATCAAAGAGGAAAGTGGGTCATATGTTCAAATATCTCAGAAGGCAAAGGATCAAACACTCCAGGAGAGATGCATCACAGTGATTG gtgaTATGGAATGTAACAAGTCAGCTTGTATGATGATTCTTGCCAAAGTTGCTGAGGATCCACAAAGTGGCAGCTGTTTAAATGTAAGTTATGCTGATGTTACCGGACCAGTAGCCAACTTTAACCCAACGGGATCGCCTTATGCTAGCTCAGCAAATCAAGCTGGTCCTGGGGGCCCCAATACTAACCCTATGCAGAGTAGTGCTGCCTTCAGTTCAACTGGAAGCTTAAACACGGCCATTGCAGCAG TTGGTGGCTTGGGTGGTATGATGGGCCACCAGGCTGGAACTAATATAGCACTTAATGGTGCCACCAATAGCTTAAATCTCAGTCTCAATCTCACCCCTAATCCTGCTCCGTCTATGGCCAACAACCCATCTCTAACTGCACAACTCCTAGACCACATTAAGGTAAGAAAG GTGACACTGCGGAATGGTGGATACTCCGACCAGGCAACAGCCGAAATAACGGCAGCCATGAGCACACTTGCTACATATGGCATTCTTGGCATGGGCCTGGGGCTTGGTAGTGGTGTGGCCTCAGGGGGCCAGCACCATGCACCGCATCACCACTTGCAGCCAGTGCAGAGTGCAGGATATGGCGGTGGGGGTGGTGCTTCGCCAATGGATGCAGCGCCATCTCAGGCTCCCAATGGGGGCGGGGGAGGTGGTGGAGGGAGTGGTCTCTTTGGACCCATTGGGACCACAGCCTCGGTGACCACTTCCCCGACGCAGCAACCTCAGCAGAGGCCCTCATCGGTGgtggtggagaggtttgttggGGCCCCACCAGAGGGTGCTGGTGGTGGTTTTGACCCATTCCGACGCCAGCCAAGCCCGACAGACTTGAGTTCACCACCCGGAGCAGGTGGCGTGAAGCAGCTTCCACCGAACAACAACTCGTTTGGGCTGGCAACTGGGGGACAGTCAATGGCGGCAGCTGTGGGCCTCTGCAAAAGTCCCACTCCTGGAGACATGAAGGTGGGTGGCGGAGAACTGAAAAAACTAGAGCTAGAGGTGGGGGAAAACATTGTGGGAGCAATCCTGGGTCCTGGGGGACGGTCCTTGGTGGAGATACAGCATCTGAGCGGCGCCAATATTCAAATCTCGAAGAAGGGCACATTTGCACCCGGCACGAAGAACCGCATTGTCTCCATCTCGGGTACAACAAATGCAATCAACAATGCCCAATACCTAATTGAGCAGAGGATCAGCGAGGAAGAGGCTAAGAGGGCTAGGCACAATGCTCTTGTGGGTATGCAGTGA
- the LOC124167977 gene encoding RNA-binding protein Pasilla isoform X2: MAADSGMETCPSPEIPDSRKRPLDGDVENGTTKRSHYGGGGDGSFHFKLLVPSVAAGAIIGKGGETIAQLQKDTCARVKMSKANDFYPGTTERVCLITGSLDAIMSVLVFIMEKIKEKPDPNAKPAIDFDNKTAAEREKQVKILVPNSTAGMVIGKGGNYIKQIKEESGSYVQISQKAKDQTLQERCITVIGDMECNKSACMMILAKVAEDPQSGSCLNVSYADVTGPVANFNPTGSPYASSANQAGPGGPNTNPMQSSAAFSSTGSLNTAIAAVGGLGGMMGHQAGTNIALNGATNSLNLSLNLTPNPAPSMANNPSLTAQLLDHIKVTLRNGGYSDQATAEITAAMSTLATYGILGMGLGLGSGVASGGQHHAPHHHLQPVQSAGYGGGGGASPMDAAPSQAPNGGGGGGGGSGLFGPIGTTASVTTSPTQQPQQRPSSVVVERFVGAPPEGAGGGFDPFRRQPSPTDLSSPPGAGGVKQLPPNNNSFGLATGGQSMAAAVGLCKSPTPGDMKVGGGELKKLELEVGENIVGAILGPGGRSLVEIQHLSGANIQISKKGTFAPGTKNRIVSISGTTNAINNAQYLIEQRISEEEAKRARHNALVGMQ; this comes from the exons ATGGCTGCAGACTCAGGAATGGAGACGTGTCCTTCTCCAGAAATTCCAGATTCACGGAAAAGACCTCTTGATGGAGATGTGGAAAATGGGACTACGAAGAGGTCACATTACGGTGGAG GTGGTGATGGCTCATTCCATTTCAAGTTACTTGTACCTAGTGTTGCAGCTGGAGCCATAATCGGGAAAGGAGGGGAAACAATAGCTCAATTACAAAAGGACACCTGTGCTAGAGTGAAAATGTCTAAGGCTAATGATTTTTACCCAG GAACGACGGAGCGTGTTTGCCTAATAACTGGTAGCTTAGATGCCATTATGTCAGTTTTagttttcataatggaaaaaattaaagaaaagccTGATCCGAATGCCAAACCTGCTATTGACTTTGACAATAAAACAGCTGCTGAGCGTGAGAAGCAG GTAAAAATATTAGTGCCCAATAGTACAGCTGGAATGGTGATTGGTAAGGGTGGAAACTATATCAAACAGATCAAAGAGGAAAGTGGGTCATATGTTCAAATATCTCAGAAGGCAAAGGATCAAACACTCCAGGAGAGATGCATCACAGTGATTG gtgaTATGGAATGTAACAAGTCAGCTTGTATGATGATTCTTGCCAAAGTTGCTGAGGATCCACAAAGTGGCAGCTGTTTAAATGTAAGTTATGCTGATGTTACCGGACCAGTAGCCAACTTTAACCCAACGGGATCGCCTTATGCTAGCTCAGCAAATCAAGCTGGTCCTGGGGGCCCCAATACTAACCCTATGCAGAGTAGTGCTGCCTTCAGTTCAACTGGAAGCTTAAACACGGCCATTGCAGCAG TTGGTGGCTTGGGTGGTATGATGGGCCACCAGGCTGGAACTAATATAGCACTTAATGGTGCCACCAATAGCTTAAATCTCAGTCTCAATCTCACCCCTAATCCTGCTCCGTCTATGGCCAACAACCCATCTCTAACTGCACAACTCCTAGACCACATTAAG GTGACACTGCGGAATGGTGGATACTCCGACCAGGCAACAGCCGAAATAACGGCAGCCATGAGCACACTTGCTACATATGGCATTCTTGGCATGGGCCTGGGGCTTGGTAGTGGTGTGGCCTCAGGGGGCCAGCACCATGCACCGCATCACCACTTGCAGCCAGTGCAGAGTGCAGGATATGGCGGTGGGGGTGGTGCTTCGCCAATGGATGCAGCGCCATCTCAGGCTCCCAATGGGGGCGGGGGAGGTGGTGGAGGGAGTGGTCTCTTTGGACCCATTGGGACCACAGCCTCGGTGACCACTTCCCCGACGCAGCAACCTCAGCAGAGGCCCTCATCGGTGgtggtggagaggtttgttggGGCCCCACCAGAGGGTGCTGGTGGTGGTTTTGACCCATTCCGACGCCAGCCAAGCCCGACAGACTTGAGTTCACCACCCGGAGCAGGTGGCGTGAAGCAGCTTCCACCGAACAACAACTCGTTTGGGCTGGCAACTGGGGGACAGTCAATGGCGGCAGCTGTGGGCCTCTGCAAAAGTCCCACTCCTGGAGACATGAAGGTGGGTGGCGGAGAACTGAAAAAACTAGAGCTAGAGGTGGGGGAAAACATTGTGGGAGCAATCCTGGGTCCTGGGGGACGGTCCTTGGTGGAGATACAGCATCTGAGCGGCGCCAATATTCAAATCTCGAAGAAGGGCACATTTGCACCCGGCACGAAGAACCGCATTGTCTCCATCTCGGGTACAACAAATGCAATCAACAATGCCCAATACCTAATTGAGCAGAGGATCAGCGAGGAAGAGGCTAAGAGGGCTAGGCACAATGCTCTTGTGGGTATGCAGTGA
- the LOC124167979 gene encoding probable maleylacetoacetate isomerase 2 isoform X2: MSVMGKPLLYSYWRSTCSWRVRIALNLKEIPYDIKPVSLIKAGGEQHSNEYRDINPMEQVPALVIDGHTLVESLNIMHYLEETRPHRPLMPQDVHKRAKVREICEVIASGIQPLQNLIVLVYVGEEKKKEWAQHWINRGFRAVEKLLSSCAGKYCVGDELTLADCCLIPQIFNARRFHVDLRPFPTILRIDRELENHPAFRAAHPSSQPDCPPEATK, from the exons ATGTCTGTCATGGGAAAG ccGCTGCTTTACTCGTATTGGCGAAGTACTTGCTCATGGAGAGTGAGGATAG CGCTGAATTTGAAAGAAATTCCATACGACATCAAGCCTGTCAGTTTAATAAAAGCCGGCGGAGAGCAACACTCAAATGAATATCGTGATATTAACCCGATGGAGCAAGTGCCAGCCTTAGTGATCGACGGTCACACACTGGTTGAATCT CTCAACATAATGCATTACCTGGAAGAAACGAGACCGCACAGGCCTTTGATGCCGCAGGATGTTCACAAACGAGCTAAG GTCCGTGAAATATGCGAGGTTATTGCCTCGGGTATTCAGCCTTTGCAAAATCTCATTGTACTCGTGTATGTGGGCGAGGAAAAGAAAAAGGAATGGGCTCAACATTGGATCAACAGAGGATTTCGAG CTGTGGAGAAACTGCTTTCCTCATGTGCTGGAAAGTACTGTGTTGGTGACGAGCTAACTCTAGCAGATTGCTGTCTAATTCCTCAAATATTCAATGCCAGGAG ATTCCATGTTGATCTTAGGCCTTTCCCCACAATTCTTCGCATCGACCGGGAGTTGGAGAATCACCCTGCATTTCGTGCAGCACACCCATCGAGCCAGCCAGATTGCCCTCCAGAAGCAACCAAGTAA
- the LOC124167979 gene encoding probable maleylacetoacetate isomerase 2 isoform X1 encodes MSVMGKPLLYSYWRSTCSWRVRIALNLKEIPYDIKPVSLIKAGGEQHSNEYRDINPMEQVPALVIDGHTLVESLNIMHYLEETRPHRPLMPQDVHKRAKVREICEVIASGIQPLQNLIVLVYVGEEKKKEWAQHWINRGFRAVEKLLSSCAGKYCVGDELTLADCCLIPQIFNARSFRFHVDLRPFPTILRIDRELENHPAFRAAHPSSQPDCPPEATK; translated from the exons ATGTCTGTCATGGGAAAG ccGCTGCTTTACTCGTATTGGCGAAGTACTTGCTCATGGAGAGTGAGGATAG CGCTGAATTTGAAAGAAATTCCATACGACATCAAGCCTGTCAGTTTAATAAAAGCCGGCGGAGAGCAACACTCAAATGAATATCGTGATATTAACCCGATGGAGCAAGTGCCAGCCTTAGTGATCGACGGTCACACACTGGTTGAATCT CTCAACATAATGCATTACCTGGAAGAAACGAGACCGCACAGGCCTTTGATGCCGCAGGATGTTCACAAACGAGCTAAG GTCCGTGAAATATGCGAGGTTATTGCCTCGGGTATTCAGCCTTTGCAAAATCTCATTGTACTCGTGTATGTGGGCGAGGAAAAGAAAAAGGAATGGGCTCAACATTGGATCAACAGAGGATTTCGAG CTGTGGAGAAACTGCTTTCCTCATGTGCTGGAAAGTACTGTGTTGGTGACGAGCTAACTCTAGCAGATTGCTGTCTAATTCCTCAAATATTCAATGCCAGGAG TTTCAGATTCCATGTTGATCTTAGGCCTTTCCCCACAATTCTTCGCATCGACCGGGAGTTGGAGAATCACCCTGCATTTCGTGCAGCACACCCATCGAGCCAGCCAGATTGCCCTCCAGAAGCAACCAAGTAA
- the LOC124167976 gene encoding uncharacterized protein LOC124167976 isoform X2, translating to MTPKYQSRLIFTAEQEKCLADYLITCSKLCYGQSTRNTRELAYEMAVVNSIQVPKNWHDDSAAGLDWLRLFLKRNPNLSIRQPENCSLSRCTSFNAHTVKTFFDNLGAALRRSECFGDGSRIWNLDETGTSTVVNKSAKVIAEKGSKGVNNVTAGERGTLVTTCCFVSASGNTIPPAFVFPRVKFSDHMLINAPPGSLGLTSKSGWMTAEIFPEVIKHFIKHTKTSKEDPTLLIMDNHQSHISIQVIDLAKEYGIMIVTLPPHCSAKLQPLDVSCYAPFKTYYAAAVDSWNKSNPGKALSIYHIAGCVNFAHQKAMTPATIINGFKKTGIYPYNRHIFTEADFLSSSVTDQPSPETEECDLLSQELRATASTSSLNNGQGEDKRTFQSPAQFKGYPKAAPRKNSTRKREPGKSMIITDTPEKIRMMEKKNTAIGKKTSEATKSCRSLFNANVAIDNCEGPHQNSDTTSEGGLSNPLEGNEDILEGFGNKVGTVKVGDYVLIEFSSKKKFYYVGRIIKEARKHNGAEVTYLRKSSKVPNSFFFPHIEDIASVSMKDIKLVLPPPSYRKGTARMKRFISFKISFANLDVR from the coding sequence CTAGCTTATGAAATGGCAGTGGTGAACTCTATACAAGTGCCAAAAAACTGGCATGATGACTCTGCTGCAGGTTTAGACTGGCTACGATTGTTCTTGAAGCGAAATCCAAATTTAAGcattcggcagcctgaaaactgttctctttctcgttgcacatcatttaatgcacacacagtgaaaacattttttgacaatctTGGTGCAGCCTTAAGACGTTCAGAATGTTTTGGTGATGGTTCCAGAATATGGAATCTAGATGAAACTGGTACCTCAACAGTCGTAAATAAGTCTGCCAAGGTGATTGCAGAAAAGGGATCCAAAGGGGTAAATAATGTAACAGCAGGTGAAAGGGGAACTCTAGTTACTACATGCTGTTTTGTGAGTGCATCCGGAAACACCATACCCCCTGCATTTGTTTTCCCAAGGGTCAAGTTCAGTGATCATATGTTGATCAATGCCCCTCCTGGCTCTCTTGGACTGACATCGAAAAGTGGTTGGatgacagcagaaatatttcctgaagttattaagcacttcatcaaacatacaaaaacaagtaaagaagaCCCTACACTGCTAATAATGGATAATCACCAAAGCCATATTAGTATACAAGTAATAGATTTGGCAAAAGAGTATGGCATAATGATTGTGACTCTTCCACCTCATTGCAGTGCCAAATTACAGCCCTTGGATGTTTCCTGTTATGCTCCATTTAAGACCTATTATGCCGCAGCAGTTGATTCCTGGAACAAAAGCAATCCAGGTAAAGCTCTTTCCATCTACCATATTGCAGGATGCGTCAATTTTGCCCATCAAAAGGCTATGACTCCAGCTACtattattaatggattcaaaaaaactggaatatatccATATAATAGGCACATTTTCACCGAGGCAGATTTCTTGAGTAGTTCTGTAACAGACCAGCCTTCTCCTGAAACTGAAGAGTGTGACTTATTGAGCCAAGAATTAAGAGCAACTGCAAGTACTTCCAGTTTAAACAATGGTCAAGGTGAAgataaaagaacttttcaaagtcCTGCTCAGTTCAAGGGCTATCCTAAAGCCGCTCCAAGGAAAAATTCAACCAGGAAAAGAGAACCAGGCAAAAGTATGATCATAACAGACACACCAGAAAAAATCCgtatgatggaaaagaaaaatacagctataggaaaaaaaacttctgaggcAACTAAATCATGCAGAAGTTTATTTAATGCCAATGTTGCCATTGATAACTGTGAGGGGCCCCATCAAAATTCAGACACCACGTCAGAGGGAGGACTTTCAAACCCCTTGGAaggtaatgaggatattttagaaggttttggaaataaagtaggtacagtaaaagttggtgattatgttttgattgagttttcatcgaagaaaaaattctactatgtaggtagaataattaaagaagcaagaaaacacaatggcgctgaagttacatatttacgaaaaagttccaaagtgccaaattcattttttttcccacatATTGAAGATATAGCATCTGTCAGCATGAAAgacattaaattagttttaccaCCTCCTTCTTATCGCAAAGGAACTGCAAGAATGAaaaggtttatttcatttaaaatttcatttgccaatttAGATGTTCGTTAA